Proteins encoded within one genomic window of Triticum aestivum cultivar Chinese Spring chromosome 2D, IWGSC CS RefSeq v2.1, whole genome shotgun sequence:
- the LOC123054985 gene encoding uncharacterized protein → MDLTMTNLCVRGKEHIAASFSQVEPAAANCRSEALDVASVKVGCLGSSEAAETSRKSFEQRSRSFPVPDDDCRLVLGLGPMPNLYSADSQSSGGNRVKLSETLFTPHCTASDSGLVLAASRGSSRNLQSTIVPGRKEHSHKRKNGIVFPLIDEGSTSAKRRSGDYELSPQFAPRSDVLFIDRTTAEPDVQQHLGTGYEADRDLSLDQHGVELSPEPSATTGCSFAATSDTLDSTDNGEQKNHQRHLKKCRFNGCSKGGRGASGLCISHGGGHRCQKPGCNKGAESRTAYCKSHGGGKRCQELGCTKSAEGKTEFCIAHGGGHRCGVQECSKAARGRSGLCIKHGGGKRCMTEGCTRSAEGYPGVCIAHGGGRRCQFPDCSKGAQGGTLFCKSHGGGKRCVSEGCTKGAEGSTLLCKGHGGGKRCLFEGDAACPKSVHGGTSFCVVHGGGKRCAAPGCTKSARGRTDCCVRHGGGKRCKSDGCDKSAQGSTDFCKAHGGGKRCAWSAGCEKFARGRSGLCSAHGNLTASKQGLSMVGPGLFSGIVVSSSSTVGSGMDRVISSSLPGASSDCCGESLEHLQSGRLIPPQLLVPGSLQKPSSSFNPAGNGQEEEGGGIRNQSFGFVVPEGRVHGGGLMSMLRAGHLGSNINNPES, encoded by the coding sequence ATGGACCTTACTatgacaaatctttgtgttcgtgGGAAGGAACACATAGCTGCTTCATTCTCTCAAGTTGAACCCGCTGCCGCAAATTGCAGGAGTGAAGCCCTAGATGTAGCATCAGTTAAAGTTGGTTGCCTCGGGAGCTCGGAAGCAGCTGAGACTTCTAGAAAATCATTCGAGCAGAGAAGTCGAAGTTTCCCTGTTCCTGATGATGACTGCAGGCTGGTCCTAGGACTTGGACCAATGCCAAATCTGTATTCTGCTGACAGTCAATCATCTGGTGGGAACAGAGTTAAATTATCTGAAACTTTGTTCACTCCACATTGTACCGCAAGTGATTCTGGATTAGTGTTGGCGGCTTCAAGAGGCAGCTCAAGAAATTTGCAGTCCACGATAGTGCCTGGCCGCAAGGAGCATTCACATAAAAGGAAAAATGGTATTGTGTTCCCACTTATTGATGAGGGATCAACTTCAGCCAAAAGGAGATCAGGTGATTATGAGCTGTCACCTCAGTTTGCTCCAAGATCAGATGTTCTTTTTATTGATAGAACAACGGCAGAGCCTGATGTCCAGCAACACCTTGGAACCGGATATGAGGCCGATCGTGATTTATCTCTTGATCAGCACGGGGTCGAGCTTAGCCCCGAGCCTTCAGCAACAACTGGTTGTTCTTTTGCTGCAACGTCAGACACACTAGATAGCACTGATAACGGGGAGCAGAAAAATCATCAGCGCCATCTCAAGAAGTGTAGGTTCAATGGGTGTTCCAAGGGCGGAAGGGGTGCATCAGGACTCTGCATTTCCCATGGCGGCGGTCACCGGTGCCAGAAGCCAGGTTGCAACAAAGGGGCCGAGAGCCGAACGGCGTACTGCAAATCTCACGGAGGAGGAAAGCGGTGCCAAGAGCTAGGCTGCACCAAAAGCGCCGAGGGGAAGACAGAGTTCTGCATCGCCCACGGCGGCGGGCACCGGTGCGGGGTTCAGGAGTGCTCCAAAGCAGCACGGGGAAGATCAGGGCTTTGCATAAAACACGGCGGTGGGAAGAGGTGCATGACGGAGGGCTGCACCCGGAGCGCCGAAGGGTATCCCGGGGTGTGCATCGCGCACGGAGGTGGTCGCCGGTGTCAGTTCCCGGACTGCAGCAAGGGAGCACAGGGAGGCACCCTGTTCTGCAAGTCCCATGGCGGAGGCAAACGGTGCGTATCCGAAGGTTGCACCAAAGGGGCCGAGGGCAGCACGTTGCTGTGCAAAGGGCATGGCGGTGGGAAGAGGTGCCTCTTCGAGGGAGACGCGGCGTGTCCTAAGAGTGTTCACGGCGGGACCAGCTTCTGCGTGGTGCACGGAGGGGGCAAGCGCTGCGCCGCGCCAGGGTGCACCAAGAGCGCCCGCGGTCGCACCGATTGCTGCGTCAGGCATGGCGGTGGCAAGCGCTGTAAATCTGATGGGTGCGACAAGAGCGCGCAGGGGAGCACCGACTTCTGCAAGGCGCACGGCGGTGGCAAGCGGTGCGCCTGGAGCGCCGGCTGTGAGAAGTTTGCCAGGGGGAGGAGCGGTCTATGCTCTGCTCATGGAAACCTGACGGCCTCAAAGCAGGGCCTAAGCATGGTCGGGCCTGGCCTCTTCAGCGGGATCGTCGTCTCTTCTTCCTCGACGGTGGGCAGCGGCATGGACCGTGTGATCTCTTCTTCTCTCCCCGGCGCCTCGTCAGATTGCTGCGGCGAGTCGTTGGAACACTTGCAGAGTGGCAGGCTCATACCGCCACAGCTGCTGGTTCCTGGCTCCCTGCAGAAACCATCGTCTTCGTTTAACCCGGCGGGCaatggccaagaagaagaaggtggCGGTATCCGGAACCAGAGCTTCGGGTTCGTCGTGCCGGAGGGAAGGGTGCACGGCGGAGGGCTCATGTCGATGCTCCGAGCAGGACACCTGGGAAGCAACATCAACAACCCGGAATCCTGA